One genomic window of Ruminococcus gauvreauii includes the following:
- a CDS encoding DVU_1553 family AMP-dependent CoA ligase, with the protein MVLDEWIRQKYGIETEREEEIRGWQLGRIREVIQMAKSESPFYRTLYEEISVPDTWEEFRRLPFTDASAVREQGLQMLCVPQGEIERVVTLTTTGTSGRPKRLYFTGEDQELTIDFFHHGMELVTGPGGVTVVFLPCERVGSVGDLLLTGLSRLQVRGIGYGLITKLGDAADVLVKSKADSFVAAPVQALALAYYVREHGVRLPLQRILLSTDHLSDSVKKRLEKELQCEVYNHFGITEAGLGAAIDCPAHCGMHIRENDLLFEVIHPESGEVLPDGRCGELVLTTLTRKGMPLIRYRTGDYGKTDSRQCVCGSFLTRLWASRGRIGNEISYPGGNLSMEDLDELVFEADGLMDYRVVYQSIDKQLKLHLMFYRRLTDDTADSCRTIREEIRHRTGLQTEITAEASDEIRPQYLQKRTIIWEGDIN; encoded by the coding sequence GTGGTACTTGATGAATGGATCAGACAAAAATATGGAATAGAAACAGAGCGGGAGGAGGAAATACGCGGCTGGCAGCTTGGCCGGATCCGGGAAGTGATCCAGATGGCGAAAAGCGAGAGCCCTTTTTACAGAACACTGTATGAGGAAATTTCAGTGCCGGATACGTGGGAGGAGTTTCGGCGTCTTCCGTTTACGGATGCTTCCGCGGTCCGGGAGCAGGGACTGCAGATGCTCTGTGTGCCGCAAGGAGAAATTGAACGCGTGGTCACGCTCACCACGACAGGAACCTCAGGCCGTCCGAAACGCCTGTATTTTACGGGAGAAGATCAGGAACTGACGATTGATTTTTTTCACCACGGCATGGAACTTGTGACAGGACCAGGCGGGGTGACTGTGGTATTTCTGCCCTGTGAGAGGGTGGGAAGTGTGGGAGATCTGCTGCTTACGGGCCTTTCACGGCTGCAGGTAAGGGGGATCGGATATGGTTTGATCACGAAGCTCGGGGATGCAGCTGATGTTTTGGTGAAAAGTAAGGCGGATTCCTTTGTGGCAGCGCCTGTTCAGGCGCTCGCGCTCGCATATTACGTGAGGGAACACGGCGTCCGTCTCCCGCTTCAGAGGATTCTGCTGAGCACGGATCATCTGTCAGACAGTGTGAAAAAACGGCTTGAGAAGGAGCTGCAGTGTGAGGTTTATAATCATTTTGGTATCACAGAGGCAGGTCTTGGGGCGGCGATCGACTGTCCGGCACACTGTGGTATGCACATTCGTGAAAATGATCTGCTGTTTGAGGTGATCCATCCAGAAAGCGGAGAAGTTCTTCCTGATGGACGGTGCGGAGAACTTGTACTGACAACGCTGACGAGGAAGGGGATGCCGCTGATCCGGTACCGGACCGGGGATTACGGGAAAACAGACAGCAGACAATGTGTCTGCGGAAGCTTTCTTACGCGTCTTTGGGCGTCCCGGGGCAGGATAGGCAATGAAATATCGTATCCGGGCGGTAATTTGTCAATGGAGGATTTGGATGAATTGGTGTTTGAGGCGGATGGCCTGATGGATTATAGGGTCGTATATCAGAGTATAGACAAACAGCTGAAGCTTCATCTAATGTTCTATAGAAGGCTCACAGACGACACCGCAGACTCATGCAGGACAATACGGGAGGAGATAAGGCATCGGACGGGACTGCAGACAGAGATCACTGCGGAAGCATCTGATGAGATCCGTCCGCAGTATTTACAGAAGCGTACAATCATATGGGAGGGTGACATCAATTGA
- a CDS encoding histidine phosphatase family protein, with protein MKLILMRHGSIRLPDEEKRYIGQTDRPVTQKGQAEIADGLQRMERQFGRADEIWSSDLGRCVEAAECAAEYFGVPYQTDRRLREIDLGEWEGKTFRDIRREFPEEYRMRGEHLGTYHPPGGENFRQVMMRAVQFTKERVQCLQGEKVLLFITHAGVIRTLCCCRDGRNPDELLHYRIGYGEYMVWEAERADMMERLKDQGYH; from the coding sequence TTGAAGTTGATTTTGATGCGGCACGGTTCTATCCGGCTGCCTGACGAAGAAAAGCGTTATATCGGACAGACGGATAGGCCTGTGACGCAGAAAGGACAGGCGGAAATTGCCGATGGCCTGCAGCGGATGGAAAGACAGTTCGGGCGGGCCGACGAAATATGGTCCAGTGACCTGGGAAGATGCGTGGAGGCTGCCGAATGTGCGGCAGAGTATTTCGGCGTGCCCTATCAGACAGACCGGCGTCTCCGGGAAATTGATCTCGGGGAATGGGAGGGAAAAACCTTTCGTGATATCCGCCGGGAGTTTCCGGAGGAGTACAGGATGAGGGGAGAGCACCTGGGAACTTACCACCCCCCCGGCGGAGAAAATTTCCGCCAGGTGATGATGCGCGCTGTACAGTTTACGAAAGAAAGAGTACAATGTCTTCAAGGGGAAAAGGTGCTCCTTTTCATTACACATGCAGGTGTTATCAGAACGCTTTGCTGCTGCAGAGATGGAAGGAATCCGGATGAATTGCTGCACTATCGGATCGGATATGGGGAATATATGGTCTGGGAGGCGGAAAGAGCAGATATGATGGAAAGGCTGAAGGATCAGGGTTATCACTAA
- a CDS encoding DVU_1555 family C-GCAxxG-C-C protein — protein sequence MDLKERLLELGMQGFECSQIMMMIALEIEEKENPDLIRAVSGLTGGMGHGGGTCGALTGGCCVLGLFTGKGDPEEMEDNRCHEIIQEYTDWFREQYLPQYGGTDCVQIIGGDFSKCLMVCAPILEECCGKILELLTEYEILEG from the coding sequence ATGGATTTAAAGGAACGTCTGCTGGAACTTGGAATGCAGGGATTTGAGTGCAGTCAGATCATGATGATGATCGCACTGGAGATTGAAGAGAAAGAAAATCCGGATCTGATCCGTGCGGTGAGCGGACTGACCGGAGGCATGGGCCATGGAGGCGGAACATGCGGTGCGCTGACCGGGGGGTGCTGTGTGCTGGGGCTGTTCACCGGAAAAGGAGATCCTGAGGAGATGGAGGACAACCGATGTCATGAAATCATTCAGGAGTATACCGACTGGTTTCGTGAACAATATCTGCCGCAGTATGGAGGCACAGACTGCGTGCAGATCATCGGGGGGGACTTCTCAAAGTGTCTGATGGTGTGTGCACCGATCCTTGAGGAGTGCTGTGGAAAGATACTGGAGTTACTGACAGAATATGAGATTTTAGAGGGATAG
- a CDS encoding pyridine nucleotide-disulfide oxidoreductase/dicluster-binding protein yields MEVNQQKLHELEQLCTQEQPPAAMASCPLHINCRDVCRALAQGDFDGARAVYEKGAVFPELLSALCEEPCSGSCTRGNCGGSLRLRALEKAAVQFGNIKEKRMFLPKKTQRAAVVGAGAAGMAAALELGKKGYAVTVYEKEEKVWSSLEKNPLISEDMLKREQKRLEKYPITIKTGQEIIDLEALAAEYDAVVAAWGLRNTALNVKKEDFQLGETNRFACGDAIRAVKGRFVDVLAEGRRAAISADRFLKKVSMDAGREQEGVYITSLHVNTAQEGTVESELTGQEQEITREAAVAEAGRCLDCKCTDCTNACAFMRYHKGYPKKYLREIYNNLSIAMGTRHANRMINSCSLCGQCKEVCPHGLDLGEVIREARQIMVEKEKMPPSAFEFALNDMQYSNSDRVFLARPQNEGTSAYAFFPGCQLPASAPKAVEKAYADLRERLDGGVGLILGCCGVMAEWAGEKGQYREALEKIQKAWEQMGKPIVIAACPMCLRVLSEQIPGMECRGVWEALLNIGLPPSYRGQQKTMMMHDSCGARNDAKTQEQVRQLAKAMGYELQEGNYRGKQTSCCGYGGLAQISNPVVADLMTEQCLADGADFYLTYCINCRDRFQKGGAAAAHILELLYDTEEAYKRANPGYSLRRDNRLFLRSAVLERFWDEKTEDEVRVKLQYDDQVKRMLEERKILDSDIRAVLARAREGYSVRDLKSGLSIAHRQVGNVTFWVYYRETKEGAYVIEKAYAHRMTISNEGGG; encoded by the coding sequence ATGGAAGTCAATCAGCAAAAACTTCATGAACTGGAACAGCTGTGTACACAGGAGCAGCCGCCTGCGGCAATGGCGTCCTGTCCGCTTCATATCAACTGCCGGGATGTCTGCCGGGCACTGGCACAGGGGGATTTTGACGGGGCGAGGGCTGTCTATGAAAAGGGCGCCGTCTTTCCGGAACTTTTAAGCGCTCTTTGCGAAGAGCCGTGCAGCGGATCCTGCACAAGAGGAAACTGCGGAGGCAGCCTGCGTCTGCGGGCTCTCGAGAAGGCAGCCGTTCAGTTCGGAAACATAAAAGAGAAACGCATGTTTCTGCCCAAAAAAACACAGCGGGCAGCTGTGGTAGGAGCCGGTGCCGCGGGAATGGCGGCAGCGCTTGAACTGGGAAAAAAGGGATACGCGGTAACCGTTTATGAAAAAGAAGAAAAAGTGTGGTCATCACTGGAAAAAAATCCCCTCATATCTGAGGATATGCTGAAACGGGAACAGAAACGCCTCGAAAAGTACCCGATAACCATAAAGACGGGACAGGAAATCATTGATCTCGAAGCGTTGGCGGCTGAATATGATGCGGTAGTCGCTGCATGGGGACTTCGGAATACAGCGCTGAATGTGAAAAAAGAGGATTTTCAGCTTGGAGAAACAAACCGCTTTGCCTGCGGCGATGCGATACGTGCGGTTAAGGGGCGATTTGTAGACGTGTTGGCTGAGGGCAGACGTGCAGCAATCTCAGCAGACCGTTTCCTGAAAAAGGTATCTATGGACGCCGGGCGCGAGCAGGAAGGCGTTTACATTACGAGTCTCCATGTCAATACGGCACAGGAGGGGACTGTCGAATCAGAGCTGACCGGGCAGGAGCAGGAAATCACCAGAGAGGCTGCCGTGGCTGAAGCCGGACGCTGTCTGGACTGTAAATGTACGGACTGCACAAATGCCTGTGCGTTTATGCGTTATCATAAGGGCTATCCGAAGAAGTATTTAAGGGAGATCTATAATAACCTTTCGATTGCCATGGGCACACGTCACGCGAACAGGATGATCAACTCGTGCAGCCTCTGCGGCCAGTGTAAAGAAGTCTGTCCCCATGGACTTGACCTCGGGGAGGTCATTCGGGAAGCCCGTCAGATCATGGTGGAGAAAGAAAAGATGCCCCCGTCAGCTTTTGAATTTGCACTGAATGACATGCAGTACAGCAATTCAGATCGGGTATTTCTGGCAAGACCACAGAATGAAGGAACGAGCGCCTATGCCTTTTTCCCGGGGTGTCAGCTGCCCGCATCTGCACCGAAAGCCGTGGAAAAAGCGTATGCTGATCTGCGGGAACGGCTGGACGGAGGCGTCGGTCTGATTCTGGGATGCTGCGGTGTGATGGCGGAATGGGCCGGAGAGAAAGGGCAGTACCGGGAGGCGCTTGAGAAGATTCAAAAAGCCTGGGAGCAGATGGGGAAACCGATCGTGATCGCCGCATGTCCGATGTGTCTCCGGGTGCTTTCCGAACAGATTCCCGGCATGGAGTGCAGGGGAGTCTGGGAGGCGTTACTGAATATCGGTCTGCCGCCCTCGTATCGCGGACAACAGAAAACGATGATGATGCATGACTCCTGCGGCGCACGCAATGATGCCAAAACACAGGAACAGGTGCGTCAGCTGGCAAAAGCTATGGGGTATGAGCTTCAGGAAGGAAACTACCGTGGGAAACAGACGTCCTGCTGCGGGTACGGCGGTTTGGCGCAGATCTCCAATCCTGTAGTTGCGGATCTGATGACGGAGCAATGTCTGGCAGATGGGGCGGATTTCTATCTGACATACTGCATCAACTGCAGGGATCGTTTTCAGAAAGGCGGAGCCGCCGCGGCTCATATCCTGGAACTGCTCTACGATACGGAGGAAGCATACAAAAGAGCAAATCCCGGGTATTCACTGCGCCGTGACAACCGGCTGTTTCTTCGCAGTGCAGTGTTGGAAAGATTCTGGGATGAAAAGACGGAGGATGAGGTACGGGTGAAACTGCAGTATGATGATCAGGTGAAGCGGATGCTGGAAGAACGGAAAATCCTGGACAGTGATATACGGGCTGTGCTGGCGCGTGCGCGGGAAGGTTACAGTGTGAGAGACCTAAAAAGCGGATTATCAATTGCGCACCGGCAGGTGGGAAATGTAACATTCTGGGTGTATTACCGTGAAACGAAGGAAGGTGCTTACGTGATAGAAAAAGCATACGCACACCGGATGACGATATCGAATGAGGGCGGGGGATGA
- a CDS encoding DVU_1557 family redox protein, with amino-acid sequence MSEKYYESWDFEPGSLICEKCQVPMEPGEIVLHYMGNDFPILMPKCPGCGQAFLPEELALGKIFQVEQALEDK; translated from the coding sequence ATGTCAGAAAAATATTATGAGTCCTGGGATTTTGAGCCGGGGAGTCTGATTTGTGAAAAATGTCAGGTGCCGATGGAACCGGGGGAGATCGTGCTCCATTATATGGGAAATGATTTTCCGATTCTGATGCCGAAATGTCCGGGCTGCGGACAGGCATTTCTTCCGGAGGAGCTCGCTCTTGGAAAAATCTTTCAGGTAGAACAGGCACTGGAGGATAAATAA
- a CDS encoding XdhC family protein, whose amino-acid sequence MDYRGFYLELHRRMRREGMVPVTTYLSGARRGEKKFGTDRGNGCFSEDFQGQMTVVLCGAGHVSQASARIFRELEYRLIVVDDRVEYANAGRFPMADEIRCLNFETEFPDAQFPEHAYYVIVTRGHEHDYTCLRNVLTRSYGYIGMIGSRSKVKLSRERLAQEGFSAAQIDEVHAPVGLRIGGQTPAEIAVSIAAEIIQVKNAKSGSTLDSAVLEGLNQAKPSVMVTVTEKEGSSPRGRGSRMVVTSDGKNYGTIGGGAIEYAAVKRAAEVCRTKAFDTAGYDLSNSDAATLGMACGGRVEVMFEPL is encoded by the coding sequence ATGGATTACCGGGGATTTTATCTGGAACTGCACAGGAGAATGCGAAGGGAAGGGATGGTACCCGTGACCACGTATCTGAGCGGAGCCAGACGGGGGGAAAAGAAATTTGGGACAGATCGGGGAAACGGATGTTTTTCGGAAGACTTTCAGGGTCAAATGACTGTGGTACTGTGCGGGGCTGGCCATGTGTCGCAGGCGTCAGCGCGTATTTTCCGGGAATTGGAATATCGCCTGATCGTGGTAGATGACCGTGTGGAATATGCAAATGCAGGCAGATTTCCGATGGCAGACGAAATTCGCTGTCTCAATTTTGAAACGGAGTTTCCAGATGCACAGTTTCCGGAACATGCGTATTATGTGATCGTGACGCGGGGACATGAGCATGACTATACGTGTCTTCGTAACGTGCTGACACGTTCGTACGGATATATCGGTATGATTGGGAGCAGAAGTAAAGTGAAGCTGTCCAGAGAACGGCTGGCACAGGAGGGCTTTTCGGCGGCGCAGATTGATGAGGTACATGCACCGGTCGGGCTGAGAATCGGGGGACAGACGCCGGCGGAGATCGCGGTCAGTATTGCAGCTGAAATTATTCAGGTGAAGAATGCCAAATCCGGCAGTACACTGGATAGTGCGGTGCTTGAAGGCCTGAATCAGGCAAAACCATCCGTGATGGTGACCGTGACGGAAAAGGAGGGATCGTCGCCGCGCGGCAGAGGCAGCCGGATGGTGGTAACTTCCGACGGAAAAAACTATGGGACAATTGGCGGCGGGGCCATTGAATATGCTGCAGTAAAGCGGGCTGCCGAAGTCTGCAGAACAAAGGCTTTTGATACTGCGGGTTATGACCTGAGCAATTCGGATGCGGCGACGCTGGGAATGGCATGCGGAGGACGCGTTGAGGTGATGTTTGAGCCGCTGTAA
- a CDS encoding aminotransferase class V-fold PLP-dependent enzyme — translation MIYLNNAATSWPKAEGLPEYMREVFQNLPGHGNRATLASHEAGRTCRGYLAKLLKVRDESCIVYASCATHALNMGLLGFPWRDGDAVLTTAAEHNAVLRPLYFLQKHKRLRYHVMPVDRSGRLTEETLSRFLKEYRPRMLVLTHGSNVTGAVNDAAGLTSLAKEYGCSVFLDASQTAGLYPVEPENWGVDLAAVTGHKYLLGPQGTGALYVSGNTELTPVLTGGTGIRSDEDEMPDEMPIRLEAGTQNEQSLSGLAFSIGWAGQHPMDLERTLGYVRRLEEILRDLGCRVAQVDAVRTPVLTFSSDFLVAEDIGDMLAGGFDIICRTGLHCAPLIFPEIGMPKTGSVRLSLSRFTTEEEIAETEEALKAVLT, via the coding sequence ATGATCTATCTGAACAATGCGGCGACCTCCTGGCCGAAGGCAGAGGGGCTTCCGGAATATATGAGGGAAGTGTTTCAGAACCTTCCGGGTCACGGAAACCGTGCAACCCTTGCCAGCCACGAAGCGGGCCGTACCTGCAGAGGCTATCTGGCGAAACTTTTAAAGGTACGGGATGAGAGCTGTATCGTGTATGCATCCTGTGCCACTCATGCATTGAACATGGGATTGCTCGGGTTCCCCTGGAGAGACGGGGACGCCGTACTGACAACGGCTGCAGAACACAATGCGGTGCTGAGGCCGTTATATTTCCTGCAGAAACATAAAAGGCTCCGGTATCATGTGATGCCGGTTGACAGAAGCGGACGTCTGACGGAGGAGACACTGTCACGGTTCCTGAAGGAGTACCGGCCGCGGATGCTGGTATTGACCCATGGTTCTAATGTAACGGGGGCGGTCAATGATGCTGCAGGTCTGACGTCACTTGCGAAAGAATATGGCTGTTCGGTTTTTCTGGACGCTTCACAGACTGCGGGGTTATATCCGGTCGAACCGGAGAACTGGGGTGTTGACCTGGCAGCGGTGACCGGGCATAAGTATCTGCTGGGACCCCAGGGGACGGGAGCGCTGTACGTTTCCGGGAATACGGAACTGACACCGGTGCTGACGGGAGGGACCGGAATCCGCTCGGACGAGGATGAGATGCCGGATGAGATGCCGATCCGTCTTGAGGCGGGAACTCAGAATGAACAGTCCTTAAGCGGTCTCGCGTTCTCCATCGGCTGGGCGGGACAACATCCGATGGATCTTGAGCGAACACTTGGTTATGTCCGAAGACTGGAAGAGATCCTGCGGGATCTCGGTTGCCGTGTGGCACAGGTGGATGCCGTAAGGACGCCGGTGCTGACCTTTTCATCGGATTTTCTGGTGGCGGAGGATATCGGAGATATGCTCGCCGGCGGCTTTGATATTATCTGCCGTACGGGGCTGCACTGCGCGCCGCTGATCTTTCCGGAGATTGGCATGCCGAAGACTGGCAGCGTGCGTCTCAGCCTGTCCCGGTTCACCACGGAGGAGGAGATCGCGGAGACGGAGGAGGCGTTAAAGGCGGTGCTGACATGA
- the trsS gene encoding radical SAM (seleno)protein TrsS, whose protein sequence is MSDQETCIGTTESVCPVCLQRIPARRVKTGDEVYLEKECPGHGSFRTLIWRGWPDYENWGRAHEQAAPVNPAHAEREKGCPYDCGLCPDHRQHTCCVLMEVTSRCNLGCPVCFASAGTPSKEPDIAMIGSWFDAMMNSGGPFNIQLSGGEPTMRDDLDEIIRLGRGKGFSFFQLNTNGIRIAEEPGYIRHLADAGLNCVFLQFDGLRDETYRKLRGRPLFELKKKAIAECEAADIGVVLVPTLAAGVNTQEAGDILQFALDHMPAVRGVHFQPISYFGRFEDMDAGMRYTLPDLLRDIENQTEGRMKVSDFSPGNAENAYCSFSGNFMKMQDGTIRTLNSEKSCGCGAAHAQPGAASRKAQKFVARRWSSGRPKVRSADQKTGCCCQTGSLDDFLERIEQYTLAVSCMTFMDAWNLDLERLRECYIHIISQKEKMNLVPFCAYNLTAADGRTLYRGLEDSGT, encoded by the coding sequence ATGAGCGATCAGGAAACATGTATAGGAACTACAGAGAGTGTGTGCCCGGTATGCCTGCAGAGGATACCGGCTCGCAGAGTAAAAACGGGGGATGAGGTCTATCTGGAAAAGGAATGCCCGGGTCACGGAAGTTTTCGGACGCTGATCTGGAGGGGATGGCCTGATTACGAAAACTGGGGACGGGCCCACGAACAGGCAGCGCCGGTGAATCCAGCGCATGCAGAGAGGGAGAAGGGGTGTCCTTATGACTGCGGACTGTGTCCGGATCACCGCCAGCATACGTGCTGTGTGCTGATGGAAGTTACCAGCCGCTGCAACCTGGGGTGTCCCGTCTGCTTTGCGTCTGCCGGAACTCCTTCGAAGGAGCCGGACATTGCGATGATCGGCAGCTGGTTTGATGCGATGATGAACAGCGGCGGACCATTCAATATTCAGCTGTCCGGAGGAGAACCGACCATGCGGGATGATCTGGATGAGATCATCAGACTGGGCAGGGGGAAGGGATTTTCATTCTTCCAGCTGAATACCAATGGGATCCGGATCGCAGAGGAACCGGGCTACATCAGGCACCTTGCCGATGCGGGTCTGAACTGCGTATTTTTACAGTTTGACGGACTCAGAGATGAGACCTACCGAAAGCTGCGCGGCCGGCCGTTGTTTGAACTGAAGAAGAAGGCGATCGCCGAATGCGAGGCTGCCGATATCGGAGTCGTGCTGGTTCCGACACTTGCGGCGGGTGTCAATACACAGGAGGCGGGTGACATTCTTCAGTTTGCACTGGATCATATGCCGGCGGTACGCGGCGTGCATTTTCAGCCGATCAGCTATTTTGGGCGGTTTGAGGATATGGATGCGGGCATGCGCTACACGCTGCCGGATCTGCTGCGTGATATTGAGAATCAGACGGAAGGCAGGATGAAAGTCAGCGATTTTTCGCCGGGGAATGCGGAGAATGCCTACTGTTCGTTCAGCGGGAATTTCATGAAAATGCAGGATGGAACGATACGGACGCTGAACTCGGAAAAGAGCTGCGGCTGCGGGGCGGCACATGCACAGCCGGGAGCAGCATCCAGAAAGGCACAGAAGTTCGTGGCGAGACGCTGGTCGTCGGGCCGGCCGAAGGTCAGGAGTGCGGATCAAAAAACAGGCTGCTGCTGCCAGACTGGCTCTCTCGATGACTTTCTGGAGCGGATCGAACAGTATACGCTTGCAGTCTCCTGTATGACGTTTATGGACGCCTGGAATCTGGATCTGGAACGTCTGCGGGAATGCTATATTCATATTATATCTCAGAAAGAAAAGATGAATCTCGTGCCGTTCTGTGCCTATAATCTGACGGCGGCAGACGGGAGGACACTATACCGGGGGCTGGAAGACAGTGGTACTTGA
- a CDS encoding nucleotidyltransferase family protein translates to MKNTYENYTVVIVAAGCSRRMKKFKPLLPLGDGCILESTINSFRRAGFGNIEVVVGYQRHKVIPLLRKMKVHYSENKDYDETDMMESVRIGIRAVRPETQGILFCPGDVPLIAPETIVRVAETFQEKQPKLLIPTYRGKPGHPPMFSGEIMREILEYRGEEGLRGVFRRYGDSTCFLEVDDEEILQDTDLPTDYERLLRAYELRQKG, encoded by the coding sequence ATGAAGAACACATACGAAAACTATACCGTAGTCATAGTAGCCGCAGGCTGCTCAAGAAGAATGAAGAAGTTTAAACCGCTTCTCCCGCTGGGGGACGGCTGTATCCTGGAATCAACCATCAACAGTTTCAGACGTGCCGGTTTCGGGAACATTGAAGTCGTGGTGGGATATCAGAGACATAAAGTGATTCCGCTCCTTCGTAAAATGAAAGTCCATTATTCGGAAAATAAAGATTATGACGAGACGGATATGATGGAATCTGTCAGGATCGGGATCCGTGCAGTGAGACCGGAGACGCAGGGGATACTGTTTTGTCCGGGAGATGTACCGCTGATCGCACCGGAGACGATCGTGCGTGTCGCTGAGACATTTCAGGAGAAACAGCCGAAACTGCTCATTCCTACCTACCGGGGAAAGCCGGGGCACCCGCCGATGTTCTCCGGGGAAATAATGAGAGAGATTCTGGAATACCGGGGGGAAGAGGGATTGAGAGGAGTTTTCAGACGTTACGGGGACAGTACCTGTTTTCTGGAAGTTGATGATGAAGAAATCCTTCAGGATACAGACCTTCCGACTGATTATGAACGGCTGCTGAGGGCGTATGAACTGCGGCAGAAAGGATGA
- a CDS encoding molybdopterin-binding protein, which yields MREIATTDAVGQVLCHDLTQIIKDKKKGPAFRKGHIIREEDIPVLLSMGKDHIYVWERDESILHENEAADILYQMCRSEYMEPSEVKEGKIEIRATRDGLLKIREDRLMKVNLLGEMMIACRHNNTVVKKGEVLAGTRIIPLVIEKEKMEAAKEAAGEQPLLMLKPIEPKKAGIVTTGNEVFYGRIEDTFTPVVEKKFKEFGAEVTMKTLVGDDKDNIRQAILDMIAQGAEVVVCTGGMSVDPDDRTPGAIAATGAEVITYGAPVLPGAMMLLSYYHREGGEAVPVLGLPGCVMYAKRTIFDILLPRILADDPISKEEIASLGVGGLCLGCPTCTFPNCGFGKA from the coding sequence ATGAGAGAAATAGCGACAACAGATGCAGTTGGTCAGGTATTATGTCATGATCTGACACAGATTATTAAGGACAAAAAGAAAGGGCCGGCTTTTCGAAAGGGGCATATCATCCGGGAGGAGGACATCCCGGTGCTGCTCTCCATGGGAAAAGACCACATCTATGTCTGGGAAAGAGATGAAAGCATACTTCATGAAAATGAGGCGGCTGATATCCTGTATCAGATGTGCAGGAGCGAATATATGGAGCCTTCGGAGGTGAAGGAAGGAAAGATAGAAATCAGGGCTACCAGGGACGGACTGCTGAAGATCAGAGAGGACCGTCTGATGAAAGTCAACCTGCTGGGGGAAATGATGATTGCATGCCGCCATAATAATACAGTCGTAAAAAAGGGCGAGGTGCTGGCGGGAACCCGTATTATTCCGCTGGTGATTGAGAAAGAGAAGATGGAGGCTGCAAAAGAAGCGGCAGGGGAACAGCCGCTGCTCATGCTCAAACCAATAGAGCCGAAAAAGGCAGGGATCGTAACAACCGGAAATGAAGTATTCTACGGGAGGATTGAAGATACGTTTACTCCGGTGGTCGAGAAAAAGTTTAAAGAATTCGGTGCTGAAGTTACAATGAAAACGTTAGTCGGTGATGATAAAGATAACATCCGCCAGGCGATTCTGGATATGATCGCACAGGGAGCGGAGGTCGTAGTCTGCACAGGCGGTATGAGCGTGGACCCGGACGACCGGACGCCGGGCGCGATCGCTGCCACAGGCGCAGAGGTGATAACATACGGGGCACCGGTTCTGCCGGGGGCGATGATGCTGCTTTCCTATTATCACAGAGAGGGTGGAGAGGCGGTACCCGTTCTGGGGCTTCCGGGATGCGTGATGTATGCGAAGAGAACAATTTTTGATATCCTGCTTCCGCGGATACTGGCTGATGATCCGATATCAAAAGAAGAGATCGCAAGTCTGGGAGTCGGCGGACTGTGTCTGGGGTGTCCGACTTGTACGTTCCCGAACTGCGGATTTGGAAAAGCGTAG
- the moaC gene encoding cyclic pyranopterin monophosphate synthase MoaC has translation MGNKLTHFDRNGNAVMVDVTEKEVTSRTAAACGTIRVNKEIMQAVLEGSVKKGDVLGVARVAGIMGVKKTSDLIPMCHPLPVGKCSIEYEISEEKQEITAICTVKTDGKTGVEMEALTGVQTALLTIYDMCKAIDKRMVMTDIHLVNKSGGKSGDFTYD, from the coding sequence ATGGGGAATAAACTGACGCATTTTGACAGGAATGGAAATGCGGTGATGGTAGACGTGACAGAAAAGGAAGTGACCAGCCGCACGGCTGCAGCCTGCGGTACGATCAGGGTGAATAAAGAGATCATGCAGGCGGTACTGGAAGGCAGTGTGAAAAAAGGAGATGTACTCGGAGTTGCCAGGGTAGCGGGTATCATGGGCGTAAAAAAGACTTCTGATTTGATACCGATGTGTCATCCTCTGCCTGTCGGAAAATGCAGTATCGAGTATGAGATTTCAGAAGAGAAGCAGGAGATTACAGCCATATGTACAGTGAAGACGGACGGGAAGACGGGTGTGGAAATGGAGGCACTTACGGGTGTACAAACTGCACTTCTGACCATCTATGATATGTGTAAGGCGATTGACAAGCGAATGGTCATGACGGATATTCATCTGGTGAACAAGAGCGGAGGAAAGAGCGGGGATTTTACATATGATTGA